From the genome of Mixophyes fleayi isolate aMixFle1 chromosome 2, aMixFle1.hap1, whole genome shotgun sequence, one region includes:
- the CFAP97D2 gene encoding uncharacterized protein CFAP97D2, producing MHRAYQPILPCGNKYLQQKWDKTYYDEHKKKVQSAKPMVDTNSPQTYVHLNLKLKKLKLEEERLSVIERDNHMLLEKMSTIMRTKGRIDNKNNYEGKSLNKEKREQELLKVSRENQNIEDRLTKCEPQYRVEKWHEDWVKAEKYMDSIAKYPRGWYAARQQKMLKGKKKTAERDSVVDNNAKEEKDDNDGGRESLEKKGSKKQEEMNKEKDVNNSENEVKEAENKREEKAKDTNQQKTDSKIEETQEKNKKGQESGRDAEKTKGSKALVDENEDDYYDTGKDDKSDKSEVSESDQETDREKDEHHSDHSSDTE from the exons ATGCACAGAGCCTATCAGCCAATATTACCATGCGGTAATAAATACTTGCAACAAAAATGGGACAAAACCTACTATGATGAGCATAAGAAAAAG GTACAATCAGCTAAGCCGATGGTGGATACTAACAGTCCTCAAACATATGTCCATCTCAATCTCAAACTCAAGAAATTGAAG CTTGAAGAGGAGCGACTATCAGTTATTGAGAGGGACAACCATATGTTGCTAGAAAAAATGTCAACCATCATGAGAACTAAAGGAAGGATTGAcaacaaaaataattatgaaGGCAAAAG CTTAAACAAGGAGAAAAGAGAGCAAGAATTACTGAAAGTTTCCAGAGAGAACCAAAACATTGAGGACAGACTCACAAAGTGTGAGCCTCAGTATCGGGTAGAAAAGTGGCATGAAGACTGGGTGAAAGCAGAGAAATACATGGATAGCATCGCTAAATACCCAAGAGGATGGTATGCTGCCCGTCAACAGAAG AtgttaaaaggaaaaaagaaaactgCTGAAAGAGACTCTGTGGTAGACAACAATGCTAAAGAGGAGAAAGATGATAATGATGGGGGAAGAGAATCATTGGAAAAGAAGGGTAGTAAAAAGCAAGAGGAAATGAACAAAGAAAAAGATGTAAATAACAGTGAAAATGAAGTTAAAGAAGCagaaaacaagagagaagaaaaggctAAAGATACAAATCAGCAGAAAACAGATAGCAAAATAGAGGAAACCCAGGAGAAGAATAAGAAGGGACAGGAATCAGGGAGGGATGCAGAGAAGACAAAGGGCAGCAAAGCACTGGTGGATGAAAATGAAGATGATTATTATGATACTGGCAAAGATGACAAATCTGACAAGTCAGAAGTGTCAGAGAGTGACCAGGAGACCGATAGGGAGAAGGATGAACATCACTCAGACCATAGCTCAGATACAGAATAG